Proteins from one Malassezia vespertilionis chromosome 2, complete sequence genomic window:
- the CHO2 gene encoding phosphatidylethanolamine N-methyltransferase (COG:I; EggNog:ENOG503NU5P; TransMembrane:11 (o15-33i40-62o115-137i149-170o182-202i214-236o310-326i333-356o391-413i425-442o487-516i); BUSCO:EOG09260EZT), with protein MLSSIFRPDLRKTPLDLLTIALLAIQVFLYLTMSRATAQVFFLVYFAFWRLSYNVGLGHVLLRQSKSSWIVRTVEKKGWMDSARCPRTSAWIRQQILTKMGRTYKYEEMPIEFNVWLLFRSIVDVILLNDFTAYFLFGISHMHGLRGGNVYIFAFRWAAGLLLIIFNIWVKLDAHRVVKDYAWYWGDCFFLSLQNMVFDGVYEVAPDPMYSIGYAGYYGLSLLSGSYTVLFVSLAAHTSQLLFLVFFEIPHMDRVYGEKKPIASRVSSKSSTDAETKEPVETNVHDLHHRLFANDSVIFSHMNLFRANDFLLVVFLLYASLPLLLYRVGSVMGLLLALINVCAWRIFHSFGLGMALDAQSRNKWIVRRFLRCHHYDDPHEAVFDAFRQWKVIYNASLIMTYISFATLLGRCYVPSGQDWFQGTRLLRHVLGVLLILLHIWSARSSYQVLGPFGWLYGDFFIDGYPKRLSYTGIYRFLNNPERSMGGAAFFGMALISGSFLVAGAAVFSHLCHWWFLSYVESPHMKRLYGREVRTDSGITKQMKQIARKNGFLFKQASKYTSAWDLNDALQRTQTQAFTTLDKLVAQSYPKVERIVDDTYAMLLQQRDRLASLRTGDEVRTIDHSRYCVFPIESSITNKQCYFLGEEIRVRWTAARNHSRRDWIGIYLVDPESSELKDTLVTRISSNGLWVGLAEDEWVGNEHKGTEAGPIGTAGVSNVNTEMDLVQGISVFVCNKLPWKVGTYELRYHHDNTHEVLARSEPFEIYVERPSDPLSFDETYAILTKIVQLALADSPKEAGQNPSADPDDLTFWSQSQVKHIAAGIYSAFDIEFSPNVVLANANVASLARATVEARKLLRYGIDTW; from the coding sequence ATGCTCAGCTCAATTTTTCGTCCTGATCTTCGCAAGACGCCCTTGGACCTGCTCAccattgcgctgctcgccatACAAGTGTTTCTGTACTTGACCATGTCGCGTGCTACAGCACAGGTGTTCTTCCTCGTGTACTTTGCATTTTGGCGCCTGTCCTACAATGTTGGGCTTGGGCATGTGCTACTGCGACAAAGCAAGTCCTCGTGGATTGTGCGCACAGTTGAGAAGAAGGGCTGGATGGATTCCGCCCGCTGTCCCCGCACCAGTGCCTGGATTCGCCAGCAAATCCTTACCAAGATGGGCCGCACGTACAAGTATGAAGAGATGCCGATTGAATTCAATGTCTGGCTGCTTTTTCGATCGATCGTGGACGTAATTTTGCTAAATGATTTCACTGCATACTTCTTGTTTGGTATTTCGCACATGCACGGGCTTCGAGGTGGCAACGTGTACATTTTTGCATTTCGCTGGGCAGCTGGCTTGCTCCTCATCATCTTTAATATCTGGGTCAAGCTAGATGCGCATCGTGTGGTGAAGGACTATGCGTGGTACTGGGGTGATTGTTTTTTTCTCAGCTTGCAGAACATGGTGTTTGACGGCGTGTACGAAGTTGCCCCTGATCCCATGTATAGCATCGGTTATGCCGGCTATTATGGCCTATCTCTTCTTTCGGGAAGCTACACGGTCCTGTTTGTTTcccttgcggcgcacacgaGCCAACTGCTCTTCCTCGTATTTTTTGAGATCCCTCACATGGATCGAGTGTATGGCGAAAAAAAGCCTATCGCTTCGCGCGTCTCGTCAAAGTCATCGACCGATGCTGAAACGAAGGAGCCTGTTGAAACCAATGTACATGACTTGCACCATCGCCTCTTTGCAAACGATTCTGTTATCTTCTCGCACATGAACTTGTTCCGCGCGAACGACTTTTTGCTCGTTGTCTTTTTGCTCTACGCTTCGCTCCCGCTGCTCTTGTACCGCGTAGGTTCAGTTATGGGCTTGTTGCTCGCCCTTATCAACGTCTGTGCGTGGCGCATATTTCATTCGTTCGGTCTCGGCATGGCACTGGACGCACAGTCGCGCAACAAGTGGATCGTGCGGCGTTTTCTTCGCTGCCACCACTACGACGATCCACATGAGGCCGTTTTTGATGCATTCCGGCAGTGGAAGGTCATCTACAATGCCTCCCTCATCATGACCTACATATCCTTCGCAACCCTGTTGGGCCGATGCTACGTGCCTTCTGGGCAAGACTGGTTCCAAGGCACGCGTTTACTGCGCCATGTACTTGGCGTCCTGCTTATTCTTTTGCACATCTGGAGCGCCCGCTCTTCTTATCAAGTCTTGGGGCCATTTGGATGGCTGTACGGCGACTTTTTCATCGACGGCTATCCGAAACGCCTTTCCTACACGGGAATTTACCGTTTCCTCAATAATCccgagcgcagcatgggAGGTGCAGCCTTCTTTGGCATGGCGCTCATCAGCGGAAGTTTCTTGGTCGCTGGCGCGGCCGTTTTCTCTCACTTATGCCACTGGTGGTTTCTTTCTTACGTTGAGAGTCCGCACATGAAGCGCCTCTACGGCAGGGAAGTGCGCACAGACTCTGGCATTACCAAGCAAATGAAACAAATTGCACGCAAGAACGGATTTTTATTCAAGCAGGCATCCAAATACACGTCTGCGTGGGACCTGAACGACGCACTCCAGCGCACCCAGACACAAGCATTCACCACTTTGGATAAATTGGTAGCGCAAAGCTACCCTAAAGTGGAGCGAATTGTGGATGACACGTACGCTATGTTGCTTCAACAGCGCGATAGACTTGCTTCCCTCCGTACAGGAGATGAAGTGCGTACGATTGACCACTCCAGGTACTGCGTGTTTCCTATCGAATCTTCCATTACCAACAAGCAGTGCTACTTTCTAGGGGAAGAGATCCGTGTGCGTTGGACTGCCGCACGTAACCATTCTCGTCGCGACTGGATCGGCATATACCTTGTCGATCCCGAGTCCAGCGAGCTGAAAGACACTTTGGTCACCCGCATTTCCAGCAATGGCTTATGGGTTGGACTCGCAGAAGACGAGTGGGTGGGCAACGAGCACAAAGGCACCGAAGCAGGGCCTATTGGCACCGCTGGCGTCTCGAATGTGAACACGGAAATGGATCTTGTGCAAGGGATCTCGGTGTTTGTGTGTAATAAACTGCCTTGGAAAGTGGGCACGTATGAGCTGCGCTACCATCACGATAACACACACGAGGTGCTCGCACGAAGCGAGCCGTTTGAAATCTACGTGGAACGCCCGAGCGACCCATTGTCCTTTGACGAGACCTACGCGATTCTCACCAAGATTGTGCAGCTTGCACTCGCCGACTCGCCGAAAGAGGCTGGGCAGAATCCATCGGCGGACCCCGACGACCTAACATTTTGGAGCCAATCCCAGGTTAAGCACATTGCCGCAGGAATCTACTCAGCATTCGACATCGAATTTTCACCCAATGTCGTGCTTGCCAACGCCAATGTAGCTTCCTTGGCGCGGGCGACTGTAGAAGCACGCAAACTCTTGCGATACGGAATAGATACATGGTAG
- the REV3 gene encoding DNA-directed DNA polymerase (COG:L; BUSCO:EOG092602FH; EggNog:ENOG503NW07), with amino-acid sequence MQRGVLRMPSPVADPALRVYLTTFDYVVQAPGPYDRAQSVFTRRSALLPRVPVVRAFGVTPTGQHACMHIHNVFPYCFVEYKGELKPDVVLPYIQRLGHELNRAFGHAFQQPNREMQLIAAIHLCKAHPFYGYHEQQHYYLKISYVDPNLRIRLASILASGKVMETRFQPMEAHVPFILQWMLDYKLYGCSFMNVKQAHFRHPWPDTEGHDTRWDETTIPASWRDTHHLARDTYSALECDVDACMILNRTEDRGEGEGFLVPSLRALWDCEKARRKEMDLPLTPTPHGATQRSCASTQVKWVASERHKAILDERIKDEPLGEADMRVPTLDEYILDASETVALFHPNGLEKLARESPNGNSAKMFDLGYVHSQSQGETVAELALSLFPSQESYDKPVQILPAKTPTSPVAPQPIVLPPTKCAKTAAAPALKARKNWFEFRVPAPTTTEVLDSFSMFGLPNVAYNAPHYTTPSDIPPHSRTYAGKSFSFRSSALQHLPSFTFWPDRHNASTGQAGHVRWWQLDTQPPLVRSVRAWGEQHAADDQARRLARRQQVISQIDNKGSVQHSSSAQSATPIEKSLQEHMTLLALELLVCTRDDILPDPQCDEIAAVVYTYMHDSASKEASLYIQRSHVILVSSTPVRLALPDLTVVETELELLNLVVDVVRALDPDLLAAYDVHRSSWAYLAERASAFYEYDLCTELGRAKRGHAMNPPDSWSSKKTSSLRIQGRHVINIWRLMQSQVALTQYTLESTVHHILHRRIPHYSHATLTMWLQSGRANTMVKAISYVARRIAFSLLLLEKSGVLFRTAEFARIYGTDFFSVLSRGSQFRVESVLLRITKAQNYILPSPSREQVGQQNAAECIPLILEPRSGMYDSPVLVMDFQSLYPSMMIAYNICYSTCLGRLELFKGTYKLGFTEHTLPQGLLPRLREHVNIMPNGLMFVKRHIRESTLSRMLREVLDTRVMIRQGMHGVHDKALHRRLNAQQLSLKLLANVTYGYAGASASGRMPCVEIADAIVQCGRETLERAMSLIESTQAWGAEVVYGDTDSLFVHLPGRSKQDAFAIGHAISDAVTRLNPEPVKLNFEKVYHPCILVAKKRYVGYKFESIVQPLPVLDVKGLEMIRRDGNLALQRMQEACVRILFDTKDISAVKRYCQRQWENIYAGKVSPLHLITAKQVRLGSYRSHAQLPPGAALAAREMLHDTNCVPHQGERIPFLIRHGPPGAKLNDLAVNPRAVLDDPTFVLHADYYIRRMIVPALARLFNLIGINIQSWLDEMPPIRARNMSNVAFSHGYSRETCLLCGQHTLQLFCQDCTLNPETSLFHALEPLREAEHKQVALHAICNACADDGSSERPPCVSLDCALTYARAKNDADVMEKARVVRLATEHLVHIHPAQDAWAHSK; translated from the coding sequence ATGCAGCGTGGAGTGTTGCGGATGCCCAGTCCGGTGGCGGACCCAGCGTTGCGGGTGTACCTGACGACGTTTGACTATGTAGTTCAGGCGCCGGGTCCGTACGACAGGGCACAAAGTGTATTTACGCGACGCAGTGCGTTGCTGCCGCGTGTGCCTGTAGTTCGCGCCTTTGGCGTGACACCGACCGGACAACACGCATGCATGCACATCCATAATGTATTTCCCTACTGTTTTGTCGAGTACAAAGGCGAGCTAAAGCCTGATGTGGTCTTGCCATATATACAGCGCTTGGGGCACGAGCTGAACCGCGCATTTGGACATGCCTTTCAGCAGCCAAACCGCGAGATGCAGCTCATTGCTGCGATCCATTTATGCAAGGCACACCCTTTTTATGGGTACcacgagcagcagcactACTATTTAAAGATATCATACGTGGATCCAAATTTGCGCATTCGCCTTGCTTCCATTCTCGCGAGTGGCAAGGTTATGGAAACGCGGTTCCAGCCGATGGAGGCACACGTCCCTTTTATCCTGCAGTGGATGCTGGACTACAAATTGTATGGCTGCAGTTTCATGAATGTGAAGCAGGCACATTTTCGGCATCCCTGGCCAGACACAGAGGGGCATGATACGCGCTGGGACGAGACTACGATCCCCGCATCATGGCGAGATACGCACCATCTGGCAAGAGATACATactcggcgctggaatgCGACGTAGACGCTTGCATGATTCTGAATCGAACCGAGGACAGAGGAGAAGGCGAAGGATTTTTGGTCCCGAGCTTACGTGCACTTTGGGATTGCGAgaaagcgcgacgcaaggAAATGGATTTGCCGCTCACACCCACACCACACGGAGCGACACAGCGCTCGTGTGCGAGTACACAAGTGAAATGGGTCGCTTCCGAACGGCATAAGGCTATCTTGGACGAGCGGATCAAGGACGAGCCTCTTGGTGAGGCGGACATGCGTGTACCTACGCTGGACGAATATATTCTCGACGCGTCCGAGACCGTTGCGCTATTTCATCCCAACGGACTGGAGAAACTTGCGCGAGAATCCCCAAACGGCAATTCTGCCAAGATGTTTGATCTCGGATACGTGCATTCTCAGTCGCAAGGAGAGACGGTAGCAGAATTGGCACTGTCCCTCTTTCCTAGCCAAGAATCTTACGATAAACCAGTGCAAATTCTGCCTGCAAAAACACCAACAAGCCctgtcgcgccgcagcccatTGTGCTTCCACCCACGAAATGCGCGAAAacggcagcagcgcccgccctgaaggcgcgcaagaacTGGTTCGAATTCCGTGTACCGGCGCCGACAACAACCGAAGTGCTCGACTCATTTTCCATGTTTGGACTGCCGAACGTTGCATATAACGCGCCGCACTACACGACGCCGTCAGATATCCCGCCACATTCTCGCACATACGCAGGAAAATCGTTTTCATTTCGCTCCAGTGCATTGCAGCACTTGCCGAGCTTCACATTTTGGCCCGATCGGCACAATGCAAGCACCGGTCAGGCCGGCCATGTGCGGTGGTGGCAGCTTGATACGCAACCCCCTTTGGTACGTAGCGTACGTGCATGGGGAGAACAGCACGCAGCAGAcgaccaagcgcgccgcctggcgcgccgccagcagGTCATTTCGCAAATCGACAACAAAGGCTctgtgcagcacagcagCTCGGCTCAGAGTGCCACGCCGATTGAAAAAAGCTTGCAAGAACACATGACACTGCTTGCGTTAGAGCTACTCGTCTGTACACGCGACGATATCTTGCCGGATCCGCAATGCGACGAGATTGCCGCTGTGGTCTATACCTACATGCATGACTCGGCTTCAAAGGAAGCGTCTCTGTACATCCAACGATCACACGTCATTTTGGTGTCCAGTACTCCGGTTCGGCTTGCACTGCCAGACCTGACTGTTGTCGAAACGGAGTTGGAGCTGCTCAATCTTGTCGTAGATGTGGTCCGTGCGTTGGACCCTGACTTGCTTGCAGCGTACGACGTGCATCGCTCTTCCTGGGCGTaccttgccgagcgtgcATCGGCATTCTACGAGTACGATCTATGTACAGAGCTCGGAcgtgccaagcgcggccatGCAATGAATCCGCCAGACAGCTGGTCGTCCAAAAAAACCtcctcgctgcgcattcAAGGCCGGCATGTTATTAATATTTGGCGCTTGATGCAGAGTCAAGTAGCGTTGACGCAGTATACCCTGGAGAGCACGGTACATCATATTTTGCACCGACGTATTCCGCACTACTCGCATGCGACGCTCACCATGTGGCTCCAGTCGGGGCGCGCAAATACGATGGTTAAAGCCATTTCGtacgtcgcgcgacgcataGCATTCAGTCTGCTTTTGCTGGAAAAGTCCGGGGTGCTTTTCCGCACGGCTGAATTTGCAAGGATCTACGGGACAGATTTTTTTTCAGTGTTGTCTCGCGGATCGCAGTTTCGCGTAGAGTCGGTGCTATTGCGCATTACGAAAGCACAAAACTACATCCTGCCCTCGCCGAGCCGCGAGCAAGTGGGCCAGCAAAACGCAGCGGAATGTATCCCTTTGATTCTGGAGCCACGATCGGGTATGTACGATAGCCCTGTGCTTGTGATGGACTTTCAATCGCTTTATCCATCGATGATGATTGCGTACAATATTTGCTACTCTACCTGCCTTGGTCGCTTGGAGTTGTTCAAAGGCACGTACAAGCTTGGGTTCACAGAGCACACGCTTCCGCAAGGCCTCTTGCCGCGTCTGCGCGAGCATGTGAACATCATGCCAAATGGCCTCATGTTTGTCAAGCGTCATATCCGCGAGAGTACACTTTCCCGCATGCTCCGCGAAGTGTTGGATACGCGCGTGATGATTCGCCAAGGAATGCATGGGGTGCACGACAAGGCATTGCACCGGCGGCTTAATGCGCAGCAACTATCCCTAAAACTCCTGGCAAATGTCACGTATGGGTATGccggcgcgagcgcttcggGACGCATGCCCTGTGTCGAGATTGCAGACGCGATTGTCCAATGCGGCAGGGAAACGCTGGAGCGAGCCATGTCTTTGATTGAAAGTACGCAAGCATGGGGCGCCGAGGTGGTGTATGGCGATACAGACAGTCTGTTTGTCCACCTTCCCGGCCGGAGCAAGCAGGATGCGTTCGCAATTGGGCACGCGATTTCAGACGCGGTCACACGTTTGAATCCTGAGCCAGTAAAACTCAACTTTGAAAAGGTGTACCATCCGTGCATTCTGGTGGCCAAGAAACGCTATGTGGGGTACAAATTTGAGTCGATAGTACAACCGCTTCCTGTGCTGGATGTGAAAGGACTTGAGATGATTCGGCGCGATGGGAatttggcgctgcagcggaTGCAAGAAGCATGCGTACGGATCCTGTTCGACACCAAAGACATCTCTGCGGTAAAGCGATACTGCCAACGCCAGTGGGAAAACATATACGCGGGAAAAGTGTCGCCATTGCACCTCATCACGGCCAAGCAAGTTCGGCTTGGATCGTACAGAAGCCATGCTCAACTCCCGcctggcgccgcgctaGCGGCACGCGAAATGCTGCACGACACGAATTGCGTGCCGCACCaaggcgagcgcatccCTTTTCTGATACGCCACGGTCCGCCGGGCGCAAAGCTGAATGATCTTGCTGTGAatccgcgcgctgtacTGGACGACCCGACGTTTGTATTGCATGCAGACTACTACATTCGCCGGATGATTGTTCCTGCATTGGCGCGCCTTTTTAACCTGATTGGCATCAACATCCAGTCGTGGCTGGACGAAATGCCGCCCATCCGTGCGCGAAACATGTCCAATGTCGCATTTTCGCATGGGTACAGCAGAGAGACGTGTCTTCTTTGCGGGCAGCACACTTTGCAGCTATTTTGCCAGGATTGCACCCTGAACCCAGAAACGTCGCTCTTCCACGCTTTGGAGCCGCTCCGGGAGGCGGAGCACAAGCAAGTGGCGCTCCATGCAATATGCAACGCTTGTGCAGACGACGGCTCGAGTGAACGGCCGCCGTGCGTTTCGTTGGACTGCGCCCTTACTTATGCACGCGCTAAAAACGACGCCGACGTCATGGAAAAGGCCCGTGTGGTGCGTCTTGCAACGGAGCATCTTGTACATATTCAtcctgcgcaagacgcatGGGCGCACAGCAAATAA
- the paa1 gene encoding protein phosphatase regulatory subunit Paa1 (BUSCO:EOG09261AH9; COG:T; EggNog:ENOG503NU14), which produces METDEQLYPIAILIDELKSDDVTLRLNSIHRISTIALALGPERSRKELIPFLHESLDDEDEVLLALAEELDSSFVEYIGGAQYAQLLLGPLENLATVEETVVREKACESMNKIGEIMNEKQVQEFYLPLLKRLANGDWFTSRSSAAALFASVYPKVSTSMRAEVNNLFAELCQDDTPMVRRSCARDMSGLTKQMSKEVVANDILPLYRRLSSDEQDSVRLLTVQDLVTIAEIFGSVETQQLLLPSIRSAFQDKSWRVRYMAADNFVKLAATVPEGVLQEDFVPGYINLMRDAEAEVRTAAAAQTPGFSNLLDQATILERILPVVKELTDDPSQHVRGALAAQISALAPLLGKEATKEHLLPLFLQLLKDEYPDVRLNIISRLEQVNAVIGIDLLSQSLLPAIMELAEDKQWRVRQAMIENIPLLAHQLGVQFFDEQLSNLCMSWLGDTVFSIREAATVNLKKLTEVFGVEWALQSIIPKVLQMGSHPNYLYRMTTIFAVTTMSPSLDTDTIMNSVMSTLLPMVQDPIPNIRFNVAKAFETLSQELASSPEGVRNVQEKIKPALQVLSEDRDADVRFYAQRALQTASMV; this is translated from the coding sequence ATGGAGACAGATGAACAGCTGTACCCCATTGCTATTCTTATTGATGAGCTCAAGTCTGACGATGTGACGCTCCGTCTGAATTCGATCCATCGCATCTCGACcatcgcgcttgcgcttggcccTGAGCGATCGCGAAAAGAACTCATCCCGTTTTTGCACGAATCACTGGATGACGAGGACGAAGTGCTTTTAGCGCTTGCTGAAGAGCTCGACTCGTCCTTTGTCGAGTACATTGGCGGTGCACAATACGCAcagctgctcctcggcCCGCTCGAAAATTTGGCCACCGTCGAGGAGACggtcgtgcgcgaaaaagcgTGCGAGTCGATGAACAAGATTGGTGAGATTATGAACGAGAAACAGGTCCAGGAATTTTATCTCCCACTGCTCAAGCGGCTTGCGAACGGCGACTGGTTTACCTCGAggtccagcgccgccgcattGTTTGCGTCTGTCTACCCTAAAGTGTCCACATCGATGCGTGCAGAGGTGAACAACCTGTTTGCGGAGTTGTGTCAAGACGATACGCCCATGGTGCGGCGTTCATGTGCGCGTGATATGAGCGGTCTCACAAAACAAATGTCCAAGGAGGTGGTCGCCAACGACATCCTTCCTCTTTACCGCCGGCTTTCTTCTGACGAGCAGGACTCGGTGCGCCTGCTGACTGTGCAAGACCTGGTCACAATCGCGGAGATATTTGGCAGTGTGGAGACGCAGCAGCTCTTGCTTCCTTCGATCCGTAGCGCGTTCCAGGATAAGAGCTGGCGTGTGCGGTACATGGCCGCAGACAACTTTGTCAAATTGGCTGCCACTGTGCCGGAGGGTGTGCTGCAAGAAGACTTTGTGCCTGGGTATATTAATCTcatgcgcgatgccgaAGCAGAAGTGCGCactgccgctgcggcgcagaccCCTGGCTTTAGCAACTTGCTGGATCAGGCGACAATCTTGGAGCGCATTCTACCGGTTGTGAAGGAGCTGACTGACGATCCCTCGCAGCATGTgcgtggcgcgcttgctgcgcagatCAGTGCACTTGCACCGTTGCTCGGGAAAGAGGCCACTAAAGAGCACTTGCTACCTCTTTTTCTACAGCTGCTCAAGGACGAGTACCCCGATGTGCGACTGAATATCATTTCGCGCTTGGAGCAGGTCAATGCAGTGATTGGAATCGATCTCCTCTCGCAGTCGCTCCTGCCGGCAATTATGGAGTTGGCCGAGGACAAGCAGTGGCGTGTGCGTCAGGCGATGATTGAAAACATTCCGTTGCTTGCGCATCAGCTTGGCGTGCAATTCTTCGACGAGCAACTCAGCAACCTGTGCATGAGCTGGCTCGGGGACACGGTGTTCAGTATTCGGGAAGCAGCCACGGTGAATCTTAAGAAGCTCACCGAAGTATTCGGCGTGGAATGGGCGCTTCAGTCAATCATCCCGAAAGTGTTGCAGATGGGCAGTCATCCAAACTACTTGTACCGCATGACGACCATCTTTGCAGTGACAACCATGTCGCCTTCCTTGGATACAGATACAATTATGAACAGCGTCATGTCTACATTGTTGCCCATGGTGCAAGACCCAATCCCCAATATCCGTTTCAATGTTGCCAAAGCATTTGAGACGCTTTCTCAGGAGCTAGCGTCTTCGCCCGAAGGTGTGCGCAATGTCCAAGAAAAGATTAAGCCTGCGCTCCAGGTGCTGAGTGAAGATCGGGATGCCGACGTGCGATTCtacgcgcagcgtgctttGCAGACGGCTTCCATGGTATAG
- a CDS encoding 4-nitrophenylphosphatase (EggNog:ENOG503NUE7; COG:I; COG:P), translating into MSGLFGLGAKKETKKAPEGPRTSETIVFPPQGYKPGPPPELQAGDEEKLAELMACVAEFRAAHPCDPAYAQLEEDWVNKQNIAPRYLRAARGDLKNAKRRIIDTMQWRRGFKPELITPDEVAPEAVTGKHVLTGFDKECRPILYLRPGRENTKQSERQIRYMVFSLERSLDLMPPGQETLCIVVDFQGASLSSMPSLSSARQVAHILQAHYVERLGRAFVVHTPRFISAFFTALSPFLDPVTKDKIRFNSPNMTDFILPSQLDDNFPGGEYPYEFNFHVYWDTLLKRCNLNPDGTRITKNAAQPTTDELHRA; encoded by the exons ATGTCGGGGCTGTTTGGACTCGGCGCGAAGAAAGAGACGAAAAAAGCGCCCGAAGGGCCTCGCACTTCAGAAACTATCGTGTTTCCGCCGCAGGGATACAAACCCGGGCCGCCGCCAGAGCTACAAGCAGGTGATGAAGAAAAACTGGCGGAGCTCATGGCGTGTGTCGCCGAGttccgtgcggcgcatccgtgCGATCCGGCGTATGCGCAGCTGGAGGAAGACTGGGTAAACAAGCAAAACATTGCGCCAAGATAtctgcgtgccgcgcgcggtgaTCTGAAAAATGCAAAGCGCCGAATTATT GACACAATGCAATGGCGCCGCGGGTTTAAGCCGGAACTGATCACACCTGATGAGGTCGCGCCGGAAGCTGTGACAGGGAAACATGTGTTGACTGGCTTTGACAAGGAGTGTCGTCCGATTTTGTATCTGCGTCCTGGACGCGAAAACACGAAACAGAGCGAACGCCAGATCAGGTACATGGTGTTTAGCTTGGAGCGTAGCTTAG ATTTGATGCCGCCTGGGCAAGAGACTTTGTGCATAGTAGTCGATTTTCAGGGTGCGAGCCTCTCCAGCATGCCGAGTCTCTCCAGCGCTCGCCAAGTCGCACACATCCTCCAGGCCCACTATGTCGAGCGACTTGGGCGTGCATTTGTGGTGCACACCCCCCGATTTATCTCTGCATTCTTCACGGCCCTGTCGCCGTTCCTGGACCCGGTGACAAAAGACAAGATCCGTTTCAATTCGCCGAATATGACCGACTTTATCCTCCCGTCCCAACTCGACGACAACTTTCCCGGAGGTGAATACCCGTACGAGTTCAATTTCCACGTGTATTGGGATACATTGCTGAAACGGTGCAACTTGAACCCCGATGGGACACGCATAACGAAGAATGCAGCCCAACCGACGACAGACGAGCTGCATAGAGCGTGA
- the ERV29 gene encoding ER-derived vesicles protein erv29 (COG:U; TransMembrane:8 (i45-63o83-104i111-130o136-155i175-194o200-220i227-244o264-283i); EggNog:ENOG503NVZT) has protein sequence MSSGGQYRDRSSGMPTWVENVKEYSSRAEDVIDTWSQPIKPYLPALGRFLIVVTFLEDAMRILMQWNDQAMYLNHFRSMPKFIAHLFLFINVVQIMTSASTMVIVRRFTEYSVGLLLFIIVFQGLGYGLITDLNFFLRNLSVVGGLLMVLSDSFAEKKKNIFAGIPSISETDRRIYFQLAGRVLLVFLFLGFVLRSEWSILRIFVSLVGFGACIMVAVGFKARWSAVFLIMLLSILNVAVNNFWTFHAKHPHRDFLRYDFFQTLSIMGGLLLLVNMGPGGISLDERKKVT, from the exons ATGTCTAGTGGTGGGCAATACCGCGATCGAAGTTCGGGCATGCCCACCTGGGTTGAAAATGTTAAGGAGTATTCTTCGCGAGCCGAAGACGTGATCGACACATGGTCACAGCCGATCAAGCCGTACCTTCCTGCGTTGGGGCGTTTTTTGATTGTTGTGACGTTCCTTGAGGACGCGATGCGTATCCTCATGCAGTGGAATGATCAAGCGATGTACCTGAACCATTTCCGTTCGATGCCTAAGTTTATCGCGCATCTCTTCTTGTTTATCAATGTTGTG CAGATCATGACCTCTGCGTCCACCATGGTCATCGTTCGTCGGTTCACCGAGTACAGCGTCGGATTGCTGCTGTTTATCATTGTGTTCCAGGGTCTTGGCTACGGCCTAATTACGGACCTCAACTTTTTCCTGCGCAACCTGTCGGTGGTCGGCGGTCTTTTGATGGTGCTCTCTGACAGCTTTGCAGAAAAAAAGAAAAACATCTTTGCTGGGATCCCAAGCATCAGCGAGACGGATAGGAGGATCTACTTCCAGCTCGCAGGCCGTGTCCTCCTCGTGTTCTTGTTCCTCGGGTttgtcttgcgcagcgagtgGAGTATTTTGCGAATCTTTGTATCGCTTGTCGGCTTTGGCGCTTGTATTATGGTCGCCGTGGGCTTCAAGGCACGCTGGAGCGCCGTGTTCCTTATCATGTTGCTCAGCATCCTCAAC GTTGCCGTCAACAACTTTTGGACGTTCCACGCCAAGCACCCGCACCGCGACTTTTTACG CTACGACTTTTTCCAGACCCTCTCTATCATGGGTGGCCTTTTGTTGTTGGTCAACATGGGCCCCGGAGGCATTTCGCTCGATGAACGCAAGAAGGTCACGTAG